In one Calonectris borealis chromosome 23, bCalBor7.hap1.2, whole genome shotgun sequence genomic region, the following are encoded:
- the TMEM51 gene encoding transmembrane protein 51 — protein MAQSRANGSHYALTAIGLGMLVLGIIMAVWNLVPGFGPADQPAAHAGNSSKPDRGTGGILKSKTFSVAYVLVGAGVLLLLLSICLNIRDKKRQSEDIARVQHQASAEPSHQEDSQEEDEDVSSQYYVPSYEEVMNAGYSEPRDSDRSNRISVSLPSYESLTGLDESTQPQGATGAEPGTERQPGRHSSRLSKRLKPLKVRRIKSEKLHLKDIRLNLTEGNSTAPITIEPLTPPPKYEEIQEKAPESQQIT, from the exons aTGGCCCAGTCTCGGGCCAACGGCTCGCACTACGCCCTGACGGCGATAGGGCTGGGGATGCTCGTTCTCGGCATCATCATGGCCGTCTGGAACCTCGTCCCCGGCTTCGGCCCCGCCGACCAGCCCGCCGCCCACGCTGGGAACAGCAGCAAGCCCGACCGCGGCACCGGAGGCATTTTGAAGAGCAAGACCTTCTCGGTGGCGTATGTGTTGGTGGGGGCGggcgtgctgctgctgctgctctccatcTGCTTGAATATCCGGGACAAGAAGAGGCAAAGCGAAGACATTGCTCGCGTGCAGCACCAGGCATCGGCAGAGCCCTCGCACCAGGAGGACAG tcAAGAAGAGGATGAAGACGTGTCTTCCCAGTACTACGTCCCCAGCTACGAGGAGGTGATGAACGCAGGCTACTCTGAGCCCAGGGACTCGGACAGGAGCAACAGGATCAGCGTCTCCCTGCCCTCCTATGAATCGCTGACGGGGCTCGACGAAAGCACCCAGCCGCAGGGAGCCACCGGCGCAGAGCCCGGCACGGAGCGGCAGCCCGGCCGGCACAGCTCGCGCCTGAGCAAGCGCCTGAAGCCGCTGAAGGTCCGGAGGATCAAGTCGGAGAAGCTGCACCTAAAGGACATCAGGCTAAACCTCACGGAGGGGAACAGCACCGCCCCTATCACGATAGAGCCACTGACCCCTCCGCCCAAGTACGAGGAGATCCAGGAGAAAGCACCAGAGAGCCAGCAAATTACTTAA